The stretch of DNA GGAACTGCGCTTCGAATTTTAGTTGTTGAACATTTACGTTGGCGGCCTTAAACAACCTCTCTATTTAGGTAAAGACTATGCTATAACCGGCTGTAATTTTGTTGGTTGGAACGGCCAGCCCCATCCAGCGTACATTTAGAATCTCACAATCGTGACATACACCAATTTTTTTGCGGATCCCACAACAACTAACTTCATAGTAATTTATATGCTATATGAACACTCACGTGAGCCTGTCTTACTGCTCTCCAGTTCGTACATTTAAAAGAGCAATGCCAATATTTAAAAAGTCGTAGTTGTTGAACCATACATTAAAATTAAAATCTAATCGTATAATTATGTTTCTTTCGGCGAGAACTTTAGAATGAGATCTCACTTATATATATTTCGATAATATTTTTTTAAGTAGACACAAGTTGCTAGCAGACAAAAATGCCAAACAAAACAAGTTAAAATGTACAATTAGTTTTGCCAAAGTGATCTATCGTCGAATATGCATAAAACATCCACCTACCGCAAATACAGTAGTCCTGCCTTCTTCTCTGATCACACTGTCCAATCTATTTTCGCAATATGAACATCAATGTCTACTTAATTCAAATAAGGTGAGTGAAGCAAATTTTTTTAAAGTTGTGAGCAACTGTTTTAAAAGTCATAAGCAAATTAGAATATAATAAAAAGTATTTTCTTAGCAAAAAATATCACTAAAACATATTGATATGGGATCTAGTTTTGAAGCTCTTGTTGACACAAACGCTATGGCACAATCAGATTTTGATTTGGATGCTCGATTGTGAGACTATGGCTTTTTAAATTTTAAAATCGCATGCATGCGTTGATATCATCCTCCGTTCGTTTCTTCCTCTCCAAATGTTTAGCATTATTGCCCTTCATACTCTACAGTTGCAACTGGTCCTGCCTGCTCTTAAGAAACACACTGAGGCTATAAAATTTTGCGACAAAGACTTTATTTTCTAGACAAAAAAACTGCAAAGAGTATTGAACTAAGAAACGAACTATTAGGGAACCTGGAAATAACTCCAAATGTTGTGCATGCATTTGAACAATTGAACCCTTATATTTAGGCCATTCATTTGCTATTGATGTGTGTATATATGCCTTATATTGATTGTTACGCTATTGTGAATGCACCTGATTATCCAGCGCTATGAACATGCTATGTTATCTTAATACTAAAATTTGGAATGATTACATCAGAAACATGGTTTATGGTATATGTGTTTTAACCTTGCATGCTTTGACTTAGTACCCTGATATCCTCATATTTATCTTTACCTAGCTAGTACAGTTTTCCTGGATGAACAAGAACATGTACCAGATATTAAGTAGAAAGTTGCTTATTTACATCCTGAAAATAGCTACTAGGATGCTTCTTAGAATACCTTTGGATAATCATCCACTAAATTCTGTACCCTACTATTTGTTTACATGCGGTAAATTCATATATATGCACATGATATCAAATGTTCATATGCACAATATAATACACTGTCATTCTCATCGAATAAAGGAATATAAAATGACACGACTCACATTAGCTATATTTTAGATGCAATAATGAGATAAACTGTCTAAAGAGATAAGAGTAGTAAGATAAAATGGAgtctacatataatgccaacgAAATCCCATCTCCGCCATGCTTCTTCGCTTCTTCTTCCCGCCAGCTGCTTCTTTATTGCCCTTGATTTATTGGCCTCCACTACACATCTAACCCTCTTTGGAGTTACCTTTATTTAGTACCAATGCTCGACGTCGATGTCACATAAAACTGTAGGACTAAACACTAGCTCCTCTCCTCTTTACCTCTACACAAATTGTAGGATCCACCCTCACATCGTTCTTTGCTCTGACCCCCGTACGTACCCCTCGCTTTAGCTCATGCCCCTTGTGCATACCGAGACCTCAAGCCCCCTACAATTGCTGTAGATGGATGAAGTtgagaaagaagaaaaaaggagctagagggagaagaagagaaagaaagaaagatagGTAGATGAGTCCTCGAGAGGTAGCATAGCCGGGTGTTAATGAGTGGTGCCAGCGAGTAAAGGTTCACATTTTATGAATTTCTACACTGATATTTAGCAATTGGTTTGTTTTTTAAATAATTTATCTTCTGCTTCGAaccattcttttttttttctgttttaGCATCGGCAGACAATTTTACGCGGAAAGGAGCGCCGACGGCGGGGGCGTCCGCGTTACGACCGCGGCAAACCAAAAATTTGAAGCAAGCGAACCCCTCgttttcctcctcccttccgcTTTTGTCACCTCTCACGCCCCTCACATTTCCCCCGCGGAACCCTAGCACACACCGAACCCTCCCCCACCCCCGAACCCCCGATTCCccacccgccgcagccgccatGCCCGACCTCCCCTGCGACGGAGATGGCGTCTGCATGgtctgccgcgccgccgccccgcccgagGTCGATCTCCTCCGATGCTCCACCTGCGCGACGCCATGGCACTCCCCCTGCCTCTCCGAGGTCCCCGCGCTCTCGGACGCCGTGACCTGGAGCTGCCCCGACTGCTCCGGCTCCGCAGCCGcagcccctgccgccgcccccgcggcaGGAGGCGAGCTCGTCGCCGCCATCCGCGCCATCGAGGCCGACGCCACTCTCTCCGACCAAGAGAAGGCGCGGCGCCGCCAGGAGCTCCTCGCCGGATCTGCTGCAGCCGAGGACGAGGAAGACGGCGACGGCAAGGTTGACGACGTCCTCGACATAGTCGGCAGGAGCTTCAGTTGCTCCTTCTGCATGAAGCTCCCCGATCGCCCCGTGACTGTGAGTATACGTAGCTCCCTCCCTCCCTGCGCTACCATTCTCGAATCTGGTGCTCACCTGAACTGTTCTTCCAGTCCGAACCGATCCGTTTGCTTCTCCATCCGCAGATCAGTGCACGTTCCGCCTCTTTTCAATTACCGGAACGTGTTGCCAATCGATTGTCCGTTTCTCCTACGTTTTGCGCTAATATCTCGCTCTCTGCTTCAGTTTTACCTGTCGAGGTCATTAGCTTCATTTCATGCTCGTTCTGTGAATCTGTATATACGCATCCCTGTTCATTCGCGGTTTTCGGCGGTTTTTCTTACAGAACTCAAACCAAACCGTGCTGTTTTGGTGGTTTAGACGGTTTTGGTCTAGGCGAGTTGCATGCGCGGTTTGAACCCGTCAGCCTCCTTCCTCAACAGTTGGATCCCCTCCTCTCTGATTCCACCGTTTGGATGATCTGTAGTTCTGCACGCGTCCGCTCCCATGCACGCCATCACGCCCACCGTTTGGATCCATCATATCAGGGCGAATGGATGGTACTTTTACCACCCGCTGGGATTGGGGAAAACACATGAACGCCGAGGGCAACCTGGCCGCTGCCGCAGCATGGCACGGCCGACCATGGCCTAATAAGAGAGCCTTCCCCATCCTCACAGGGCGCTGATCTGGTGCTAGCTAGAAGCCAGAACGCTGTGATTTTACTCTCAGCTTGTATTAATTGCTCCACGTTGCTGTTGATTGGATGCTGTGCATGTATAATTCCTTGCCCTAGAGAAGCCAGCTGAGATACTCCCACCAGTGCAGTTATTCTCGCTTCAATGAAGCGGCGCGTATCTCCATTTCATTTTCTCATACCACCATGCATCTTTTATATGTTGGCTGGGGTCAATCTTGTTTTCCCTCCGATGCTCTAGAATTTGTATTTACAACAAAATAAGAAGCTACTTTGTGTTGAACTGTTTACATTTTGTAGTGCATGTAATTCGTTAATGAGCACAGTAGCCAGTTTTGTTAACATCATTGGTTTGATAATCTGTCGCTCTGATGCTACTATCAGCTTGCATTGTATTGCTCCACCTCCATGTTGCTTGATTGGATGTTGCGCATATATATATTCCTTGCCTATAGAAGCCAGCTGAGATACTGCCCCCAGTGGTTTTAATCTTGCTTCAATGAAGTGCCACGTATCTCCATTTCATTTTCTCATACAACCATGCATCTTTTATATGCTGGCTTGGGTGAGTCTTGTTCTCCCTCCGATATAATGCTTTAGATTTTGTATTACATCAGAGAATAAGAGCTACTTTGTGGTTGAACTGTTTACCTTCTGTGTAGTGCATGTAATTCGTTAATGAGCACACAGCGGTTTCTATTGCACATGAAGTCTCTATGAACAGAGCAGTTCTGGTATTTACTAATGTCATCCTTTGCCTCTTTTTAATTTTTTGATATCATAGGTAAATTAGGTAGTCTGGTGCGATGCCTTGGCCCACCGCCCATCTTATAAATGAGATCTAGCACGACATCAATCTAATAAATCTGCTTTCTATTCTTTTCATATCTCGCGTTACAGTTACATAATTATGCTTTTGAGTGCTTAATGACAGTGATCTAGCAGTTCGGCGACATATTGCTCAATTTGACCTTATAGGCTTGCCTATTTTGTTCCGTTCACTACGTACTGTGAGCAAGTGTGAACATTTTTAAATGGTTCGCTGTGAGTTGGGTCGAGCTTGATAAAATTCAGTTGCTAGATACTTCCGTatttagggcctgtttagttccatccgcaaaaacgcaaaaaagctgtaaacgcaaagatgctaaaggaatcttactaatttgaagtattaaatgaagtctatttacaaaactttttgcatggatgggttgtaaatcgcgagacgaatctaatgagcctacttaatccatgttttgcaacagtgatgctacagtaaccatccgctaattattgcttaatcatggattaattagcatcattagattcgtctcgtgatttacaacccatccatgcaaaaatttttgcaaatagacttcatttagtacttcaaattagcaagattcctttgctacagtgaaattttgcaaaaacgcaaaatgaactaaacaggcccttaaGTGTAGATGATCAATCAATGCTATAATGGCGTAAATAGGCCAGCTCTCCCCATACGTTTGTTTCATATTTCCATGTGACCATGTATTTTTTGTATTCTGGCTAGGTCCATCTTGTTCTATCATTGATTGATCATAGATATGAAAGTTGGCAGACAAATGTTGTCAAACAATAGCTATCCAAAATATGGAGGTCCGGCCTATATATTTATGCAATTAGCATTTTCTGCTTGTAACATGTAAACTTAGTTACGCAGGAACTTTATTTGGTTCTGTTCTGCTGGTTTGATGCTATTCCATGTGTTCTAAAATTGTTGCCACGCTTTTATGCTTTGATATTTATTTGACTCTTTGTTCATCTGGTTGTATATTCTTACTTTTGGTAGCTATAGTATCCCCGCTAACATTTATTTTTGTCCCATCTCTAACCAATACGTAATTCTTTCTTCTACAGACACCATGTGGCCATAACTTCTGCTTGAAATGCTTCCAGAAGTGGATACATAGTGGAAAGAAGACGTGTGGCAAGTGTCGTGCACAGATCCCGTCAAAAATGGCAGAGCAACCACGAATTAATTCCGCTTTAGTTGAAGCTATTCGCATGGCAAAAATTTCAAAGAAAGCTAGTCCTGATAGCTCAACAGTTCAATATCAATATATACGAAACGATGACAGGCCTGATAAGGCATATAGAACTGAGAGGGCTAAACGGGCTGGAAAAGCAAATGCTTCAAGTGGCCAGATCTTTGTGACAATTGCACCAGATCACTTTGGCCCCATTCTTGCAGAAAATGATCCCAAAAGGAACATTGGTGTTCGAGTTGGGGAAACATGGCCAGACCGACTTGAATGCAGGCAATGGGGTGCTCATTTTCCTCACATTGCTGGTATTGCTGGCCAGTCCACGCATGGTGCTCAGTCAGTAGCACTGTCAGGAGGCTACGAAGACGACGAAGACCACGGGGAGTGGTTCCTTTATACTGGAAGGTATGATAATTTGACCACTTGTTATACTTCTATTATTTTTCCTGACTTATCATATGAAATGTCTGTAAAATGAAATATATTAATGCAGTGGTGGGAGAGATCTAAGCGGGAACAAGAGAACAAACAAGGAACAATCTTTTGATCAAAAGTTCGAGAAGATGAATGCGGCTTTGCTAATCAGTTGCATGAAGGGTTACCCAGTCCGGGTTGTGCGGTATGCTTTTTATTTTTTCCATGCTTATACCTGAAACTGCAACGTTGTCCACCAAGTAGATGACGCTTAAGATCTACTGCTGCTGTATTTATTTACATATCATTGCTATTTCTTGACATGGGGATATATATGCTTTTCTCGGTATCATGAATTGTTCCCATATTGAGATCATTTTATATTACATCTGTTTATCTATACTAATATTCTCTTATATATAAACTTTGTCTTTCTACATTCTCTTAACAGGTCTCACAAAGAGAAGCGCTCTTCCTATGCTCCTGATTCTGGTGTGAGGTATGATGGAATTTATAGAATTGAGAAATGCTGGAGGAAGATTGGTATTCAGGTAATTTTATGCTCCTGTATACAGAATCCAGAAGAACTTCCCATACTTTTGCATTTTGCAGTTGCTTATAAGCTGACAAGCTAAACAAATTTGTGGAGAAGTTATTAAATTCACTCCGTCCTTTTGCCATAGGGTAAGTTCAAAGTCTGCAGGTATCTCTTTGTACGCTGTGAAAACGAACCAGCTCCTTGGACCAGGTTTGACAAAATACATACGTTTAATTTTATCTTGTGATTAATCTGTCTGTACACGATTTTATTTTAGACAAAAAATGGCACcattccacctgacaccatcgCTATGGTTTTCAGTGATGATCATGGTGACCGTCCAAGACCATTGCCCAAGATCGCGGAGCTACAAGATGCAACTGATATAACTGAGAGAAAAGGACGTCCTTCATGGGACTATGATGTATGCGCATCTGTTTCTTCTGCTTTCAGTAGTACTGAACCATAGTTTGATGGGTTATTATTTATTGTTATAGGAGAAAGAAGGTTGGAAATGGATGGTTCCTCCTCCAATTAGCAGGAAGCCTGTTCTCACTGGGGTTTCTGAGACTGACAAGCAGGTCCGGAGAAGAGCAAGGCGTACTCAGATGTCTGTGGCTGAAAGACTGCTGAAAGGTTATCTTTCCTTCTGTTATGTTTATTTACGCATGCCTTTAGTTTGTGGTATTGAGTTTGTAGCTTGCTTGAATTCAAGGTACCGCGAGAGTTCTCTCAGAACTGTTTTCTGTTGACTTGTCCTGCAGAGTTTGCCTGTTCTATCTGCCAGGAAGTGATTAAAGAACCACTCACTACTCCCTGTGCCCACAACTTTTGCAAGACTTGTTTGCTTGGGACATATGATTCCCAGTCCTCTATGAGAGAGAGAAGCCGTGGCGGTCGGACTCTAAGGGCTCAAAAGATTGTGAAGAAGTGTCCTTCCTGCCCAACTGACATCTGTGACTTCCTAGTGAATCCACAGGTGGAATTAATTGAAATATAAGTTTGTCCAAGCGTGCTAGAGCTGGCAGAGTTTCTAACACGTTtggtgattttttttctttcagaTCAACCGAGAGATGATGGCTCTGATCGAGTCTTTGCAACAGAAGGCTGTTGAAGAAGGCGCTGATGACGCTAACGAATGTGGTGATGGTGACTCGGAGGACAACGATGGTGAGCTGGCAAAGGAGGAGGACGATATCAGCTTGAACGAGGATGAGCAAGCTAGTGCTGAGGAAAAGAAGATGGAGTGCCAAATCGGAAACTCAGATGTCAACGCTGACGGTTCTGTCAAAACCGTGGCTGAAATCAAGGAGGGGGATCAGCAGCCTATGGAGCATAAAGGAGACCCTGAGGAAGGAAAAGATGCTACGATGAACAGGACGAGTGCGGCTCAAGTGGTGGACGGGTTAGTCGAAGAAGGCGCTGTGGAAGAGATGAGGAAGAGCTCCAAGGAGGTTGACAACAACGAAAGCCAGCAGCCTCAGAAGCGCAAGGGAGACGACGCTGACATTGGCGCAGATGGCACTAAAAGGATAAAGACCAGTGCTTCCATGGACGAGACTGCTGTGAGCGGCGGTACAGTCCAGCATATCAGGAAGAGTGGTGAGGAGTGAGGACGATGTGTAAGACTGGCGGCGGTAGTCCTGTCGCAAGCAAGGGCCAGAAGCTGATGATAGCCGTGACAGAAGGACCCAAAACCGTGCGCAAGTTGATGGTGGTTACTGAAGGTGTGGTACAAAGAAGCAAGCGCAAGTCGCATCTTGTTGAAGGCTTCTCTTTTTAATTATTAGCGGAATTGCTAGGTATTTGGGCATGGAAGTTGTATGTTGGTTGGTTGCGTACTCTTGCAGGAACTGGATTGCGAATACCTGTGTGATGGTTTATCGAAGATGTTTAGAGTATGGTTAAGTTACCGGAGCTACATCGCGGAGCTCGAGACAAGAACATATGTAGTGTCGTGATCTCAATGTTTCGCCGGCCGTTGCACACTATTGATCTATTGCCGAACAATTTGAGCCATTTTGAAGTGTTGAGATTTTGGTCCTGGGTGAAAATCAAGTCGATCTCAAAAAAAATCTAGAAAAGTATTAACTCCCTTTTCCGGATATTACATATCAGTAAGAACAAAAAATAGCTTCAAGTTTTCCCTCTCACACTGTTGTCAATTGAAATCGATATTGGAATCTCCAAATACTTTAGCTAGGTACATGTAGGCCATCGAGATCAGAACTACTATAGTAATATCGTTCCAATCAGCAACAACTAGCGGGATGGTCCGCGCAAATAGCGCGGGTGGTTAGAttttttatattattatattcATTTTTACtttaaaataaattattgcAAATAGTTTTATTAAGTCATATCATTTATTTCTTTTGTTCTAGTGGCACAGATCAAAATATCATCTATGGATTTTCATCGTCATATTTTTCagaacatatatatataaaggaaaaggaaaagcttGTGCATAATATATTTAAATATTTTACATATTTAATAGGATTATATTTGATTTTTTTACCAGCAATGTAAATTTTTCACGGTGATAAAGTATTTTTTGTATCACCAGAAGTAAGGTATCACCAGAAGTagtatttataatttaatttaaGTTTGCATTAGAATCTTAATGAGCAGTGAATGTATCCTATTTATTTTTCATCATATCCaaatcttttttcttttctgtaTTCTCTAATCTAAACCTACCATGCCCCTATTACATATATGCTCCCATATTTTCTTATGTTTCTGTACCTTGTTTATGCACAACTCGTCTGTCCGGTTAAACAAATTTACTATTAGGATAGACTCTATAGCCTTCTCCTTTGTGCTCATCCTTTCTATCTTAATAACGTATACTCTCCATAAGTAACGTGtgtatataatatatatatatatatatatatatatatatatatatatatatatatatatatatatgtgtgtgtgtgtgtgtgtgtgtgtgtgtgtattctGCTACCCTGCAGATTGTGTTTGGGATTGCTATGGAGGGACGTGCAAAACAAATACACCTGATCATTTTGTGGGCAAAGCCAGGCTTAGGTTGGGTCAATAAAAAGTTTGATTTATTTTAGACCTAAAATCAACTCTATCGGGCTTACAaatttggacccaaaacttgagGAGAGCTCGGGTTCAGACCAAACCACCCACTATTCTTCAATGAGAAAGTAAATTAATGAATTGTTTTAGGCTGTGATACTATTATACCTCTAATCTACATATACTCGTTATTACTGCACTTTCCAAGTGAAGCAACCGTGCAAATAGCATGGCTATATTTATTCAATTATGTTTTTGAATTCTTTATTCAAGATAAATTTAGCTTTTTACTAATAAAGGTTTGATATTTATTTATATGTTGTTGATATAGACTAGTGTTTAGTTACTTTATATTCCAATGTGTATAAAAACAAACCGCTAACTTTCCTTAGTTCTATTGTTTTCCTAACCCACTGTGGATATACAATTATGGttaattttatatattttttatcCATTTAGTATTCATATACTTTTATAAAAAATCTCTTAATTATCAATTATTTGGAAAATAATAGGGGATATACCCTCGGGACCTACTCCAATCTCTTTATAGTTGGTCATCTTCTTCCTTCTAGAAAAAATAATATATTTATGTATTTCTCTATCTTCTAATCTCTTTCAATCTCATTGCCATTACAAATGCCTAGTGTGTCCACCCAAAATTGCGCAGCCTTTCTACCTTCCATCACGTGCTTCACATATACCTGCCCATTTCTCACACCTGCTCAACAAATCTTCCTTCGTACCGCCGTTAGGACGACAATCCATGGCATAGTGGAAATCATCGACTCCTTTCACTTTTCATACCCTGTTGGATTCTATGGGGCATTTATACATTGCACTCTTGAGGTAATAATAGTTGTAGGCGTGTTGTCTTTGAACACTTTGTTTGCAACTCCGGCGATACAATGTTGCAATGCAACCACTGGTGATTTTTATTTTTCACACTGATCGCTTCTCCTAGGAGCATCATTCAAACACATGAAGTATTCTTGTTGTCTTAGTTTTGTGTTCCAAAGATATCTGCAGCTTACGAAAGGTGACATCCTAGTCAATCGTCTGCACTTGACAAATAGGTGCTTTCAGCTGCACTATCTTTCCAGCATTGGAGCACCACTGGCTTGACATCGTGCTAATATCATGCCCAACCTATTTATTTTACCCTTTTCTAGAAAGCATGTATGCCACGTGCGGCTTTGCATCATGCCCACCATTGTGTAGATCTTGGGTCGTTGTTCCTTATTGATTGAGGTCTCACACTGCTCCTCATCTATTTATTCCAGGTCCTTGCCACGTTGTCTTCAAACATCGGTCTTTTGCTCTTCCGTTTCCTCATCATTATATTAAGCCCTCATCTCTAATATTTTCCTTCCGCTAAAGGTTATGTTTGTATTTGATATGAGGCtaagatttattttaaattagaGTTATACTCTTATACTTTACTCAGTATCAAATAATCCGAGTCGTTATAATATGGTCCCACTGGATCAATCGTGGAGATTTCTGTATTTATTTTTTACGGACTAACATGGTAATTTATATGCTCTATAAGCGAATATCATGACTTTGTATCACGCTTACGTATTAAAATGATTAATACATGCGGgatctttttcaaaaaaatattgGATGTTGATTTTCTAATAATTTAGCCTACACACAAATCTATGTAACAACATTGATCGCTCAGTT from Panicum hallii strain FIL2 chromosome 3, PHallii_v3.1, whole genome shotgun sequence encodes:
- the LOC112884531 gene encoding E3 ubiquitin-protein ligase ORTHRUS 2-like encodes the protein MPDLPCDGDGVCMVCRAAAPPEVDLLRCSTCATPWHSPCLSEVPALSDAVTWSCPDCSGSAAAAPAAAPAAGGELVAAIRAIEADATLSDQEKARRRQELLAGSAAAEDEEDGDGKVDDVLDIVGRSFSCSFCMKLPDRPVTTPCGHNFCLKCFQKWIHSGKKTCGKCRAQIPSKMAEQPRINSALVEAIRMAKISKKASPDSSTVQYQYIRNDDRPDKAYRTERAKRAGKANASSGQIFVTIAPDHFGPILAENDPKRNIGVRVGETWPDRLECRQWGAHFPHIAGIAGQSTHGAQSVALSGGYEDDEDHGEWFLYTGSGGRDLSGNKRTNKEQSFDQKFEKMNAALLISCMKGYPVRVVRSHKEKRSSYAPDSGVRYDGIYRIEKCWRKIGIQGKFKVCRYLFVRCENEPAPWTSDDHGDRPRPLPKIAELQDATDITERKGRPSWDYDEKEGWKWMVPPPISRKPVLTGVSETDKQVRRRARRTQMSVAERLLKEFACSICQEVIKEPLTTPCAHNFCKTCLLGTYDSQSSMRERSRGGRTLRAQKIVKKCPSCPTDICDFLVNPQINREMMALIESLQQKAVEEGADDANECGDGDSEDNDGELAKEEDDISLNEDEQASAEEKKMECQIGNSDVNADGSVKTVAEIKEGDQQPMEHKGDPEEGKDATMNRTSAAQVVDGLVEEGAVEEMRKSSKEVDNNESQQPQKRKGDDADIGADGTKRIKTSASMDETAVSGGTVQHIRKSGEE